Proteins from one bacterium (Candidatus Blackallbacteria) CG13_big_fil_rev_8_21_14_2_50_49_14 genomic window:
- a CDS encoding co-chaperone GroES: protein MNEDLDQSIDSLPWWIPQPLGARALIRPDGLKDKTAGGIYLPDQAKEEPTEGVIANLGPGHKLKDGTYAPLEVKIGQRVIYNKWGATEIKEQGETFVIVREEDILGIIHGGEIDDDLLPAF, encoded by the coding sequence ATGAATGAAGACCTCGACCAATCAATAGACTCTCTGCCCTGGTGGATTCCCCAGCCTTTGGGTGCCCGTGCTTTGATTCGCCCCGATGGCTTAAAAGACAAAACAGCCGGAGGCATATATCTGCCAGACCAGGCAAAAGAAGAGCCTACAGAAGGCGTCATTGCCAACCTTGGCCCCGGCCACAAGCTCAAAGACGGCACTTATGCACCCCTCGAAGTGAAAATAGGGCAGCGCGTCATTTACAACAAGTGGGGCGCGACCGAGATTAAAGAGCAAGGGGAAACCTTTGTCATCGTTCGCGAAGAGGATATTTTGGGAATTATCCACGGGGGTGAAATCGATGACGACCTGCTCCCCGCATTCTGA